One window of the Shewanella cyperi genome contains the following:
- a CDS encoding DUF2817 domain-containing protein: protein MFAAGYELAQLERLIQIQGQRLRAQILAQLPGPASPLPLHAIELGTDKPGLPTVLFVGGVHGLERIGTQILLTFLGSLMQRLGWDPHLQAMLSGLRLAFVPLVNPQGMAMGRRANANGVDLMRNAPLEGDRVTPWVGGQRLSARLPWFRGHGQLEIETRALTDYCRELRNKSSLLLVLDAHSGFGLEDHLWFPYACHHRPGREIARIFRFWQLFEDSYSHHCHYHCGPQSAVYRTHGDIWDWLSQDDSPVPLLPFTLEMGSWAWVRKNPRQLFNFAGLFNPQKQHRHHRILRRHTILMQFMLELAHSRLLEQLSPAELTGFREQGVKLWYPELLP, encoded by the coding sequence GTGTTTGCTGCCGGTTATGAATTGGCGCAGCTGGAGCGCTTAATCCAGATCCAGGGCCAACGCCTGCGCGCGCAGATCCTGGCGCAGTTGCCGGGTCCGGCAAGCCCTTTGCCGCTGCACGCCATAGAGCTTGGTACGGATAAACCGGGCCTGCCCACTGTGCTGTTTGTCGGTGGTGTGCACGGCCTTGAGCGCATCGGCACCCAGATCTTACTGACCTTTTTGGGATCCCTGATGCAGCGTCTTGGCTGGGATCCGCACCTGCAGGCCATGCTATCCGGACTCAGGTTGGCCTTCGTGCCCCTGGTCAATCCGCAGGGGATGGCCATGGGACGGCGCGCCAATGCCAACGGGGTAGATCTGATGCGCAATGCACCGCTGGAAGGTGACAGGGTGACGCCCTGGGTGGGTGGCCAGCGCCTGTCTGCCAGACTGCCCTGGTTTCGTGGCCATGGCCAGTTGGAAATTGAGACCCGCGCGCTGACCGACTATTGCCGTGAGCTGCGAAATAAATCGAGTTTGCTGCTGGTGCTCGATGCCCATTCCGGCTTTGGCCTTGAGGATCACCTCTGGTTTCCCTATGCCTGCCATCACCGACCCGGCAGGGAGATAGCCCGCATCTTTCGCTTCTGGCAGCTGTTTGAGGACAGCTATTCCCATCATTGCCATTACCACTGCGGCCCCCAGAGCGCCGTGTACCGCACCCATGGGGATATCTGGGATTGGCTCAGTCAGGATGACAGTCCGGTACCCCTGTTGCCCTTTACCCTGGAAATGGGCTCCTGGGCCTGGGTCAGAAAAAATCCCCGCCAACTGTTCAACTTTGCCGGCCTGTTCAACCCGCAAAAACAGCACAGGCACCATAGGATTTTGCGCCGCCATACCATCTTGATGCAGTTTATGCTGGAGCTGGCCCATTCCAGGCTGCTGGAGCAACTGTCGCCGGCCGAGTTGACGGGCTTCAGGGAGCAGGGTGTCAAACTCTGGTACCCGGAGTTGCTGCCATGA
- a CDS encoding PGPGW domain-containing protein, whose protein sequence is MNKGMHKPVRKTLLTLIGGLLTLTGLILLLMPGPAWLLLPLGLTLLAMEYPWARPYLARSQKAMTAGLNWLDKLWRRISF, encoded by the coding sequence ATGAACAAAGGCATGCACAAGCCGGTGCGCAAAACATTGCTGACCCTGATAGGCGGTCTGCTGACCCTGACGGGCCTTATCCTGCTGCTGATGCCTGGTCCGGCCTGGCTGTTACTGCCACTGGGACTGACGCTGCTGGCCATGGAGTATCCCTGGGCCAGGCCTTACCTGGCACGCAGTCAAAAGGCCATGACCGCAGGCCTTAATTGGCTCGATAAACTCTGGCGCCGCATCAGTTTCTGA
- a CDS encoding AMP-binding protein gives MSAIQYFPLSQSRYQGRTDTELTELTIGQYLEHICDRFGDNPAVVVHHQQIRWDYRRYLAEIDRLATGLLALGVRPGDRVGIWSPNNIEWCLTQFATARIGAIMVCINPAYRPEELEYALNNVGCKALITADSFKHSQYLDMLAELAPELAHCPPGQLKAERLPALRWVIRTGTATTPGMFNFPEVCALGADEHYSELKTIGTGLSCHDPINIQFTSGTTGQPKGATLTHHNILNNGLLVAEAMAFSHRDKLCIPVPLYHCFGMVLGNLVCLAKGATAVFPGDAFDPATTLQLVQDERCTALHGVPTMFIAELELANFADYDLSSLRTGVMAGATCPEPVMKRVQQLMHMEEVLIGYGQTECSPINNMTEIGSSLEKRVTTVGRALAHTEVKIINEFGEIQAIGQPGEVCSRGYCVMQGYWNDPAKTAATIDSEGWLHSGDLGVMDSDGYVQIVGRIKDMIIRGGENIYPREIEEKLYTHSEIQDAAVFGVQSQKYGEEVCAWIKVRPGSGLTEDEVRHFLTEKVAYFKVPRYIKFVEHYPMTVTGKIQKFRMRELMYEELQRDINAVSA, from the coding sequence CCAATACCTGGAGCATATCTGTGACCGTTTTGGCGACAATCCGGCGGTGGTCGTGCATCATCAGCAGATCCGCTGGGACTATCGCCGCTACCTTGCTGAAATTGACCGTTTGGCCACAGGTTTGCTGGCGCTGGGCGTCAGGCCCGGCGACCGGGTGGGGATCTGGTCACCCAACAACATCGAATGGTGCCTGACCCAGTTTGCCACCGCCCGTATCGGCGCCATCATGGTGTGCATCAACCCGGCCTATCGTCCCGAGGAGCTGGAATACGCCCTCAATAACGTCGGCTGTAAGGCCCTTATCACAGCCGACAGCTTTAAACACAGTCAATACCTGGACATGCTCGCCGAACTGGCTCCCGAACTGGCGCACTGCCCGCCGGGGCAACTCAAGGCCGAGCGTTTGCCGGCGCTGCGATGGGTGATCCGTACCGGCACGGCAACCACCCCCGGGATGTTCAATTTTCCCGAGGTGTGTGCGCTTGGCGCCGATGAACACTATAGTGAGCTCAAGACAATCGGGACCGGGCTGTCATGCCACGACCCCATCAATATCCAGTTCACTTCCGGCACCACGGGCCAACCCAAGGGCGCGACCCTGACTCACCACAATATTCTCAACAATGGCTTGCTGGTGGCCGAGGCCATGGCTTTCAGCCACAGGGACAAGCTGTGCATCCCCGTGCCCCTGTATCACTGTTTTGGCATGGTGCTCGGCAATCTGGTGTGTCTGGCCAAGGGCGCCACGGCTGTGTTTCCGGGGGATGCCTTCGATCCCGCCACCACGTTGCAACTGGTGCAGGATGAGCGTTGCACCGCACTGCACGGGGTGCCAACCATGTTTATCGCCGAGCTGGAGCTGGCCAATTTTGCCGACTATGACCTCTCCAGTCTGCGCACCGGGGTGATGGCCGGCGCTACCTGTCCCGAGCCTGTGATGAAGCGGGTACAGCAGCTGATGCACATGGAAGAGGTGCTGATTGGCTACGGCCAGACAGAGTGCAGTCCCATCAACAATATGACGGAAATCGGTTCCAGCCTGGAAAAACGGGTCACCACGGTTGGCCGGGCCCTGGCCCACACCGAAGTGAAAATCATCAATGAATTCGGGGAAATACAGGCCATAGGCCAACCGGGCGAGGTGTGCAGCCGCGGCTATTGCGTGATGCAGGGCTACTGGAACGACCCGGCTAAAACGGCGGCAACCATAGACAGCGAAGGCTGGCTGCATTCCGGCGATCTCGGGGTGATGGACAGTGACGGCTATGTGCAGATAGTGGGACGGATCAAGGACATGATCATCCGCGGCGGCGAGAACATCTATCCCCGCGAGATAGAAGAGAAGCTCTATACCCACTCGGAAATTCAGGATGCGGCGGTGTTCGGGGTGCAGAGCCAGAAGTACGGCGAGGAAGTTTGTGCCTGGATCAAGGTGCGTCCCGGCAGCGGCTTGACCGAGGATGAGGTGCGGCACTTTCTGACCGAGAAGGTGGCCTATTTCAAGGTGCCCAGATACATCAAGTTTGTTGAGCACTATCCCATGACAGTCACGGGCAAGATCCAGAAGTTTCGCATGCGTGAGCTGATGTATGAGGAGCTGCAGCGGGACATCAATGCCGTGAGCGCATAA